Proteins from a genomic interval of Caulobacter rhizosphaerae:
- a CDS encoding outer-membrane lipoprotein carrier protein LolA translates to MNTTTPTRRLILAAAGFGLAAALSGQALAASRPAAAPLTPEEQALVDKATAYIQTLSSAKGRFVQTDSRGAQTQGTFYLQRPGKARFAYDGPGGLLVVSNGSAVNIFNSRLKTFESYPLSRTPLNLLLAREVRLDRGVVITGVRKLADGFTITAVDAKRQTLGRIALNFSNAPALTGWTVTDVKGGETRVRLVDFENTAGLDPKLFVLTDPRRRVGKP, encoded by the coding sequence ATGAACACCACGACCCCGACCCGCCGCCTGATCCTCGCCGCCGCCGGCTTCGGCCTGGCCGCCGCCCTGTCGGGCCAGGCCTTGGCCGCGTCACGGCCCGCCGCCGCGCCGCTGACGCCCGAGGAGCAGGCCCTGGTCGACAAGGCCACGGCCTATATCCAGACCCTGAGCTCGGCCAAGGGGCGCTTTGTCCAGACCGACTCGCGCGGCGCCCAGACCCAGGGGACCTTCTACCTGCAGCGCCCCGGCAAGGCCCGTTTCGCCTATGACGGCCCGGGCGGCCTGCTGGTGGTCAGCAACGGCAGCGCCGTCAACATCTTCAACAGCCGGCTGAAGACCTTCGAGAGCTATCCGCTCAGCCGCACGCCGCTGAACCTGCTGCTGGCCCGCGAGGTGCGGCTCGACCGCGGCGTGGTCATCACCGGCGTGCGCAAGCTGGCCGACGGCTTCACGATCACCGCCGTCGACGCCAAGCGCCAGACCCTGGGCCGCATCGCCCTGAACTTCAGCAACGCCCCGGCCCTGACTGGCTGGACCGTCACTGACGTCAAGGGCGGGGAGACCCGCGTGCGGCTGGTCGACTTCGAGAACACCGCCGGCCTGGACCCGAAATTGTTCGTCCTTACCGATCCGCGCCGCCGGGTCGGCAAGCCGTAG
- a CDS encoding exodeoxyribonuclease III has protein sequence MRLRIATWNVNSVRLRAEQAARFVDEQAPDVLCLQEIKCQEGEFPREAFVAMGLPHIKIMGQKGWHGVAIASRLPFEDVPTLMNCREGHARCVAVKVAGVDIQNFYIPAGGDTPDRIGNPKFDHKLDFYETLTAALKKRDPKAPLIVTGDLNIAPGENDVWSHRQMLKVVSHTPAELEAFDAMIKSLDLLDLPRLATPEPEKLFSWWSYRAADFRKSNRGLRLDHILASPGLRDAAIVDGKVSSKVHDTVREWERPSDHAPVTADLLV, from the coding sequence ATGCGCCTTCGTATCGCCACCTGGAACGTCAATTCCGTCCGCCTGCGCGCCGAGCAGGCCGCCCGCTTCGTCGACGAGCAGGCGCCCGACGTCCTGTGCCTGCAGGAGATCAAGTGCCAGGAGGGCGAGTTCCCCCGCGAGGCCTTCGTCGCCATGGGCCTGCCGCACATCAAGATCATGGGCCAGAAGGGCTGGCACGGGGTGGCCATCGCCTCGCGCCTGCCGTTCGAGGACGTGCCCACGCTCATGAACTGCCGCGAGGGCCATGCCCGCTGCGTCGCGGTCAAGGTGGCCGGCGTCGACATCCAGAACTTCTACATCCCAGCGGGCGGCGACACGCCCGACCGCATCGGCAACCCGAAGTTCGACCACAAGCTCGACTTCTATGAGACCCTCACCGCCGCTTTGAAGAAGCGTGATCCCAAGGCGCCGCTGATCGTCACCGGCGACCTGAACATCGCGCCCGGCGAAAACGACGTCTGGAGTCACCGCCAGATGCTGAAGGTTGTCAGCCACACGCCGGCCGAGCTCGAAGCCTTCGACGCGATGATCAAGTCGCTGGACCTGCTGGACCTGCCTCGCCTGGCCACGCCGGAACCCGAAAAGCTGTTCAGTTGGTGGAGCTACCGGGCCGCCGACTTCCGCAAGTCCAACCGCGGCCTGCGCCTGGACCACATCCTGGCCAGCCCCGGCCTGCGCGACGCGGCGATCGTCGACGGCAAGGTCTCGTCCAAGGTCCACGACACGGTGCGCGAATGGGAACGGCCAAGCGACCACGCGCCGGTGACGGCGGATTTGTTGGTCTAG
- the dnaQ gene encoding DNA polymerase III subunit epsilon — MAREIILDTETTGFDPKTGDRLVEIGCIEVVDFMPTGRSFHEYCDPLRDMPAEAEKVHGLSSAFLTGKPKFHEIADRFLDFVGDSPVIAHNAAFDRQFVNFELEKCGRAPVPESRWVDTLAMAKKRFPGMYNSLDALCKRFKISLDSRDKHGALIDAHLLAEVYLELQGGKERALELTQVVAATAVSAARAGSYGARPRPLAPRSTEEERQIHAAFVRKNLKDKAVWIQFGVGVVVAEG, encoded by the coding sequence ATGGCGCGGGAAATCATCCTCGATACCGAAACCACCGGGTTCGACCCCAAGACCGGCGACCGCCTGGTCGAAATCGGCTGCATCGAGGTGGTCGACTTCATGCCCACGGGGCGGTCGTTCCACGAATATTGCGATCCCCTGCGCGACATGCCGGCCGAGGCCGAGAAGGTGCACGGCCTGTCGTCGGCCTTCCTGACCGGTAAGCCGAAGTTCCACGAGATCGCCGACCGCTTCCTGGACTTCGTCGGCGACAGTCCGGTGATCGCCCACAACGCCGCGTTCGACCGGCAGTTCGTCAATTTCGAGCTGGAGAAGTGCGGCCGCGCGCCGGTGCCCGAGAGCCGCTGGGTCGACACCCTGGCCATGGCCAAGAAGCGCTTCCCGGGCATGTACAACTCGCTCGACGCGCTGTGCAAACGCTTCAAGATCAGCCTCGACAGCCGGGACAAGCACGGAGCCCTGATCGACGCCCACCTGCTGGCCGAGGTCTATCTCGAACTGCAGGGCGGCAAGGAGCGGGCGCTGGAGTTGACCCAGGTGGTCGCCGCCACCGCCGTCTCGGCCGCCCGCGCCGGATCGTACGGCGCCCGGCCCCGGCCGCTGGCCCCGCGCTCGACCGAGGAAGAGCGCCAGATCCACGCGGCGTTCGTGCGCAAGAACCTCAAGGACAAGGCCGTCTGGATCCAGTTCGGCGTGGGCGTGGTGGTCGCGGAAGGCTGA
- the coaE gene encoding dephospho-CoA kinase (Dephospho-CoA kinase (CoaE) performs the final step in coenzyme A biosynthesis.) has product MIVVGLTGSIGMGKSTTAQMFIAEGVPVYDSDAAVHALYASGGAAVAPVEAAFPGVVVDGAIDRARLSAAVMGDSEALAVLESIVHPLVGAHRIGFFDDARAQGADIVVLDIPLLYETGGETKVDKVVVVSAPADLQRQRVLARPGMDPAKFEAILARQTPDAEKRARADFVIDTGRGLEAARDQVRDILTRLRAPASLEDDGEAAH; this is encoded by the coding sequence ATGATCGTCGTTGGCCTGACCGGCTCGATCGGCATGGGCAAGTCGACGACCGCCCAGATGTTCATCGCCGAGGGCGTGCCGGTCTATGACTCCGACGCGGCGGTGCACGCGCTCTACGCCAGCGGCGGGGCGGCGGTCGCCCCGGTCGAGGCGGCCTTTCCGGGCGTGGTGGTCGACGGGGCCATCGACCGCGCCCGGCTCAGCGCGGCGGTGATGGGCGATTCCGAAGCCCTGGCGGTGCTGGAGTCGATCGTTCACCCGCTGGTCGGCGCCCACCGCATCGGTTTCTTCGACGACGCCCGCGCCCAGGGCGCCGACATCGTCGTGCTCGACATCCCCCTGCTCTACGAGACCGGCGGCGAGACGAAGGTCGACAAGGTGGTGGTGGTCTCGGCCCCGGCCGACCTGCAGCGCCAGCGGGTGCTGGCGCGGCCAGGCATGGATCCCGCCAAGTTCGAGGCCATCCTGGCCCGCCAGACGCCCGACGCCGAAAAGCGGGCCCGGGCCGATTTCGTCATCGACACCGGCCGCGGCCTGGAGGCCGCCCGCGACCAGGTCCGCGACATCCTGACTCGCCTTCGGGCCCCGGCTTCGCTTGAAGACGACGGCGAAGCGGCCCATTAA
- the aroE gene encoding shikimate dehydrogenase has product MSVTGAAVVAGVCGQPIRHSMSPVIHNAWIAAAGLNAAYVPFAPGEDNFEAFVEGLRGGAIRGLNVTIPFKEQALACADRCSDLAKLAGAANLLVFEADGTITADNTDGPGLLDAIAVQAPGFDLTVSSVVVLGAGGAARGAAAALALAGAPRVSIVNRTFARAEAIARSIGGVVEAASDDELDVLLAQAGLVINATSLGLGGGPGPAARLELTPETAVVVDMVYKPLRTEFLRRAEAAGRRTVDGLEMLLRQAVPSFEAFFGSAPPAGVDVRALALAQLGEAAR; this is encoded by the coding sequence ATGAGCGTGACGGGTGCGGCCGTTGTGGCCGGCGTCTGCGGCCAGCCGATCCGCCATTCGATGAGTCCGGTGATCCACAACGCCTGGATCGCCGCGGCCGGGCTGAACGCCGCGTACGTGCCGTTCGCCCCGGGGGAGGACAATTTCGAAGCCTTCGTCGAGGGCCTGCGCGGCGGCGCCATCCGCGGTCTCAACGTCACCATCCCGTTCAAGGAACAGGCCCTGGCCTGCGCCGACCGCTGCAGCGACCTGGCCAAGCTGGCCGGCGCCGCCAACCTGCTGGTGTTCGAGGCCGACGGGACGATCACCGCCGACAACACCGACGGTCCGGGCCTGCTGGACGCCATCGCCGTCCAGGCGCCGGGCTTCGACCTGACCGTCTCATCGGTGGTCGTCCTCGGGGCCGGCGGCGCGGCGCGCGGCGCGGCCGCCGCCCTGGCCCTGGCCGGCGCGCCCCGCGTCAGTATCGTCAACCGCACCTTCGCCCGGGCCGAGGCCATCGCCCGCTCGATTGGCGGCGTGGTCGAGGCGGCGTCGGACGACGAGCTCGACGTCCTGCTGGCCCAGGCGGGCTTGGTGATCAACGCCACCTCCCTGGGCCTGGGCGGCGGCCCCGGTCCCGCCGCCCGCCTGGAGTTGACGCCGGAAACCGCCGTGGTGGTCGACATGGTGTACAAGCCGCTGCGCACCGAGTTCCTGCGGCGGGCCGAGGCGGCCGGTCGCCGGACCGTGGACGGGCTGGAGATGCTGCTGCGCCAGGCGGTTCCCAGCTTCGAGGCCTTCTTCGGCTCCGCCCCGCCGGCCGGGGTCGATGTCCGGGCCCTGGCCCTGGCCCAGCTGGGCGAGGCGGCCCGATGA
- a CDS encoding Maf family protein: MTGSSRPPVTLASKSAARQAILRNAGVTFEAVGSGVDEDAAKAGLLAEGASPREVADALAELKAFKVSTKRPGLVIGSDQTLDLDGVLYDKVDTIEAARERLVQLRGKVHKLHSAVVVARDGQPIWRVVETTKLSVRSFSDAWLDGYLERNAPDILSSVGCYFLEGEGVQMFDRIDGDYFAILGLPVVGLFDFLRLHGALES, from the coding sequence ATGACCGGTTCATCGCGACCGCCCGTCACCCTGGCGTCCAAGAGCGCGGCCCGCCAGGCGATCCTGCGCAACGCCGGCGTCACCTTCGAGGCCGTCGGCTCCGGCGTCGACGAGGACGCCGCCAAGGCCGGCCTGCTGGCCGAGGGCGCCTCGCCGCGGGAAGTCGCCGACGCCCTGGCCGAGCTGAAGGCGTTCAAGGTCTCGACCAAGCGCCCCGGCCTGGTGATCGGCTCGGACCAGACCCTGGACCTGGATGGCGTGCTTTACGACAAGGTCGACACCATCGAGGCCGCCCGCGAACGGCTGGTCCAACTGCGCGGCAAGGTCCACAAGCTGCACTCGGCCGTGGTCGTGGCCCGCGACGGCCAGCCGATCTGGCGGGTGGTCGAGACCACGAAGCTGTCGGTCCGCAGCTTCAGCGACGCCTGGCTGGATGGCTACCTCGAGCGTAACGCCCCCGACATCCTGTCCTCGGTCGGCTGCTACTTCCTCGAGGGCGAGGGCGTGCAGATGTTCGACCGCATCGACGGCGACTATTTCGCCATCCTGGGCCTGCCGGTCGTCGGCCTGTTCGATTTCCTGCGTCTGCATGGAGCCCTCGAGTCATGA
- a CDS encoding pyruvate, water dikinase regulatory protein — MVKQPLTDDPQEAGPPEGERTAPRFATYFHIHLVSDSTGETLNAMARAVCARFTDILPIEHIYALVRSTRQLDRALEEIAGAPGVVMHTIIDPNLRAALEEGCRRLEMPCIAALDPVVSAMSRYLGARISTRVGAQHALNNDYFDRIEALDYAIAHDDGQGGQDLTQADVILVGVSRTSKTPTCIYLAHRGVRAANVPLVPGRPPPDELFTLKNTLIVGLMTSPERLIQIRRNRLLSLKENRESDYIDTDAVRQEIIAARRLFERQGWPIIDVTRRSVEETAAAIINLLSGGRGQVEVLG; from the coding sequence GTGGTTAAGCAACCGTTAACGGATGATCCACAGGAAGCTGGCCCGCCTGAGGGCGAAAGGACCGCGCCACGGTTCGCCACCTACTTCCATATCCACCTGGTGTCGGACTCCACGGGCGAGACCCTGAACGCCATGGCCCGGGCCGTCTGCGCCCGTTTCACCGACATCCTGCCGATCGAGCACATCTACGCCCTGGTGCGGTCCACCCGTCAGCTCGACCGCGCGCTGGAGGAGATCGCCGGGGCGCCGGGGGTGGTCATGCACACCATCATCGACCCGAACCTGCGCGCGGCGCTGGAGGAAGGCTGCCGCCGGCTGGAAATGCCGTGCATCGCCGCCCTCGACCCGGTGGTCAGCGCCATGTCGCGCTATCTGGGCGCGCGGATCTCGACCCGGGTCGGCGCCCAGCATGCGCTGAACAACGACTATTTCGACCGGATCGAGGCGCTGGACTACGCCATCGCCCATGACGACGGCCAGGGCGGCCAGGACCTGACCCAGGCCGACGTCATCCTGGTGGGGGTGTCGCGCACCTCCAAGACCCCGACCTGCATCTACCTGGCCCACCGTGGCGTGCGGGCCGCCAATGTTCCGTTGGTGCCCGGCCGCCCGCCGCCCGACGAGCTGTTCACCCTGAAGAACACCCTGATCGTCGGCCTGATGACCTCGCCCGAGCGGCTGATCCAGATCCGCCGCAACCGACTGCTGTCGCTGAAGGAAAACCGCGAGAGCGACTATATCGACACCGACGCGGTGCGGCAGGAGATCATCGCCGCCCGTCGCCTGTTCGAGCGCCAGGGCTGGCCGATCATCGACGTCACCCGGCGGTCGGTCGAGGAGACGGCGGCGGCGATCATCAACCTGCTGTCGGGCGGCCGCGGCCAGGTCGAGGTGCTGGGATGA